The proteins below are encoded in one region of Nocardioides marmorisolisilvae:
- a CDS encoding HIT domain-containing protein: MLSAEPEDTPATGPHDGPQDGPRDWRSDRIGAALRGENPTVLARVPAGFAVIGDVQWLPGYCVLLTDDPAVERLSDLAPTARADYLDSVARLAAAVERACAAADPGFRRVNIEILGNTDPYLHAHVWPRYGWEPVDLVGHPVWLYPRTHWSDPAHALDARHDPLRAAITAELIETGRR; encoded by the coding sequence GTGCTGAGCGCGGAACCCGAGGACACGCCCGCGACCGGGCCACACGACGGGCCACAGGACGGTCCCCGAGACTGGCGCAGCGACCGGATCGGCGCCGCCCTGCGCGGGGAGAACCCCACCGTGCTCGCCCGGGTGCCGGCCGGGTTCGCCGTCATCGGCGACGTGCAGTGGCTCCCCGGCTACTGCGTGCTGCTCACCGACGACCCCGCCGTGGAGCGACTCTCGGACCTCGCGCCAACCGCCCGCGCCGACTACCTCGACTCGGTGGCCCGGCTGGCCGCCGCGGTGGAACGGGCCTGTGCCGCCGCCGATCCGGGGTTCCGGCGGGTCAACATCGAGATCCTCGGCAACACCGACCCCTACCTGCACGCGCACGTGTGGCCGCGCTACGGCTGGGAGCCGGTCGATCTGGTCGGCCATCCGGTGTGGCTCTACCCGCGCACGCACTGGTCGGACCCCGCGCACGCGCTCGATGCGCGTCACGACCCGCTGCGCGCCGCGATCACCGCGGAGCTGATCGAGACGGGGCGCCGGTGA
- a CDS encoding MFS transporter produces MTAEQRVPRAAYVTWLIGLAAYVMAVFNRTSFGVAVIPAAHRFHASASDLASFTVVQLIVYAGLQIPVGVLLDRVGARRLIIAGGVLMTLGQLGLAFSTSVSTALLMRILIGAGDAVTFISVLRVVTDTFPGRTVPVITQLTGIFGQLGGVLSAIPLAAMLGSSGWTRSFELVASLGALVTVLVIVALRVEDVEHRTAPGLAQAWEQIKGAWRHPGTQLGLWTHFTTQFSPTVFTLLWGFPFLISGEGQSRGTASMLLTVNVAAGAVVSPLLGRLVARHPLRRSWMVLSITLSCVAGWTLVLAWPGQAPLWVLVVLVVSIAAGGPGSMIGFDFARTFNPSERIGTASGIVNVGGFVASLSLMYAMGVTLDLLTPGHGSDYSLSAFKWAFGLQYLIWAGGTVAILVSRRRVIRREEIVIPKIREAVLREYRARRDRREQED; encoded by the coding sequence GTGACCGCGGAGCAGCGCGTGCCGCGGGCGGCGTACGTCACCTGGCTGATCGGTCTGGCGGCGTATGTGATGGCGGTGTTCAACCGCACCTCGTTCGGTGTCGCGGTGATCCCGGCCGCGCACCGCTTCCACGCCTCGGCGAGCGACCTGGCGTCGTTCACGGTCGTCCAGCTGATCGTGTACGCCGGCCTGCAGATCCCCGTCGGCGTGCTCCTGGACCGGGTCGGGGCCCGTCGGCTGATCATCGCCGGCGGCGTCTTGATGACCCTCGGGCAGCTCGGCCTGGCGTTCTCCACCTCGGTGTCCACGGCGCTGCTGATGCGGATCCTGATCGGGGCGGGCGACGCGGTCACCTTCATCAGCGTGCTGCGCGTGGTCACCGACACCTTCCCGGGCCGGACGGTCCCGGTGATCACCCAGCTGACCGGGATCTTCGGCCAGCTCGGCGGCGTTCTCAGTGCGATCCCGCTGGCCGCGATGCTGGGCTCGTCAGGGTGGACGCGGTCCTTCGAGCTGGTGGCCTCCCTGGGCGCGCTGGTCACCGTGCTGGTGATCGTGGCGCTGCGCGTGGAGGACGTCGAGCACCGGACGGCCCCCGGATTGGCCCAGGCGTGGGAGCAGATCAAGGGCGCCTGGCGACATCCCGGCACCCAGCTGGGCCTCTGGACCCACTTCACGACCCAGTTCTCCCCGACGGTCTTCACGCTGCTGTGGGGATTCCCGTTCCTGATCTCCGGGGAGGGCCAGTCCCGCGGCACCGCGAGCATGCTGCTGACCGTCAACGTCGCCGCCGGCGCGGTGGTCTCACCGCTGCTCGGTCGACTGGTCGCCCGGCACCCGCTGCGACGTTCATGGATGGTGCTCAGCATCACCCTGAGCTGCGTGGCCGGGTGGACGCTCGTGCTGGCGTGGCCCGGGCAGGCGCCGCTGTGGGTGCTGGTCGTCCTCGTCGTCTCGATCGCGGCCGGCGGCCCTGGGTCGATGATCGGGTTCGACTTCGCCCGGACGTTCAACCCCAGCGAGCGGATCGGCACCGCGAGCGGGATCGTCAACGTGGGCGGCTTCGTGGCGTCGCTGTCGCTGATGTACGCCATGGGTGTGACGCTGGACCTGCTCACCCCCGGACACGGGTCGGACTACTCGCTCTCGGCGTTCAAGTGGGCGTTCGGGCTGCAGTACCTGATCTGGGCCGGCGGCACCGTCGCGATCCTGGTCAGCCGACGCCGGGTGATCCGGCGCGAGGAGATCGTCATCCCCAAGATCCGTGAGGCGGTGCTGCGCGAGTATCGCGCCCGCCGTGACCGCCGGGAGCAGGAGGACTGA